A region of Spiroplasma endosymbiont of Crioceris asparagi DNA encodes the following proteins:
- the uvrA gene encoding excinuclease ABC subunit UvrA, with amino-acid sequence MVDKIIVKGAKEHNLKNIDIELPKNKLIIFTGLSGSGKSSLAFNTIYAEGERRYIESLSSFSRQFLRTVDKPNVSEIDGLSPAISIDQKTTSHNPRSTVGTTTEIHDHLRLLWANIGKAYCVNGHGQINSQSIQEIYNTIKAETKEGQQIFIESPIVRDKKGTHKDLFFKLRKENFLRVEVDGNVRLLEEDIELEQNKRHNISIIVDRLIFTDNDDFNSRLYSGLEVCASYSKGLIKIKYLKENTDKLFSTNFACKECGFYIADLEPNLFSFNKKNGACEVCTGLGINLEADMELLVPDKKLSIKQGAIIYYKNLIDTTNLEWQRFKVLLDYYKIPLDQPYDDLSETQKNLIAYGSDEPIEYRIESSSGNILKGSDFIEGVANLVQRRYFETKSEETRKWYAKFMVSKVCRACGGKRLNETALSVKINNKSISDFTELTIREELDFLLNLNLTKKEIEISSLVLNQLISRVSFLNEVGLDYLNISRATMTLSGGEAQRIRLAKQLGSKLSGVLYVLDEPSIGLHQKDNDKLITTLKKLRDLGNTLIVVEHDEDTMKESDWIVDIGPGAGESGGHVVAEGTYKQICENPQSLTGQYLSKKLKIEIPKKRRGGNGKTIEFIGATENNLKNISVTIPLGKFVTITGVSGSGKSTLLEEIIYKGLKKEVNGEIIRTGKYKKIIGGNNIDKVIYISQDPIGKTPRSNPATYTSVFNDIRDLFALTPEAKIRGYAKGRFSFNVPGGRCESCQGDGVVKVDMQFLGYVEVICEVCKGKKYNEETLQVKYKGKNIYDVLQMNVDEACEFFKNIPAIHDKLNTMLEVGLGYIKLGQNAVTLSGGEAQRVKLSTYLLKKATGKTLFLLDEPTTGLHIDDIKRLIKVLDKLVNLGNTVLTIEHNLNFIKMSDYIIDLGPDGGQDGGVVVTKGTPEQVVESGKGYTAKYLKEYLND; translated from the coding sequence ATGGTAGATAAAATTATTGTAAAAGGTGCAAAAGAACACAACTTAAAAAATATTGATATTGAATTACCTAAAAATAAATTAATTATTTTTACAGGTTTATCAGGTAGTGGAAAATCTTCATTAGCCTTTAATACAATTTATGCTGAAGGTGAAAGAAGATATATTGAGTCTTTATCTTCATTTTCAAGACAATTTTTAAGAACGGTTGATAAACCAAACGTTAGTGAAATTGATGGTTTATCACCAGCAATTTCTATTGATCAAAAAACTACAAGTCATAACCCAAGATCAACTGTTGGAACAACAACAGAAATTCATGATCATTTAAGATTGCTGTGAGCAAACATTGGAAAAGCTTATTGTGTTAATGGTCATGGACAAATAAACTCACAATCAATTCAAGAAATTTATAACACTATAAAAGCAGAAACAAAAGAAGGCCAACAAATTTTTATTGAATCACCAATTGTTAGGGATAAAAAAGGGACTCACAAAGATTTATTTTTTAAATTAAGAAAAGAAAATTTCTTAAGAGTAGAAGTCGATGGTAATGTTCGTCTACTTGAAGAAGATATTGAACTTGAACAAAATAAAAGACACAATATTAGTATTATTGTGGATAGATTAATTTTTACAGATAATGATGATTTTAATTCTCGTCTTTATTCTGGTTTAGAAGTTTGTGCTTCATATTCAAAAGGGTTAATTAAAATTAAATATCTAAAAGAAAATACAGATAAGTTATTTTCTACTAATTTTGCATGTAAGGAATGTGGTTTTTATATTGCTGATTTAGAACCGAATTTATTTTCATTTAATAAAAAAAATGGTGCTTGTGAAGTTTGTACTGGACTTGGAATTAATCTTGAAGCAGATATGGAATTATTAGTTCCAGATAAAAAATTATCAATTAAACAAGGCGCAATAATTTATTACAAAAATTTAATTGACACAACTAATTTAGAGTGACAAAGATTTAAAGTATTACTTGATTATTATAAAATTCCTCTGGATCAACCATATGATGATCTGTCAGAAACACAAAAAAATTTAATTGCTTATGGTAGCGATGAACCAATTGAATATAGAATTGAATCTTCAAGCGGAAATATTTTAAAGGGTAGCGATTTCATTGAGGGAGTTGCAAACTTAGTTCAAAGAAGATATTTTGAAACAAAATCAGAAGAGACAAGAAAATGATATGCAAAATTCATGGTTTCAAAAGTTTGTCGCGCGTGTGGTGGAAAAAGATTAAATGAAACAGCACTAAGTGTAAAAATAAATAATAAATCGATTTCAGATTTTACAGAATTAACAATTAGAGAAGAGTTAGATTTTTTATTAAATTTAAATTTAACAAAAAAAGAAATAGAAATTTCATCTCTTGTGCTAAATCAATTAATTTCTAGAGTCAGTTTTTTAAATGAAGTAGGACTTGATTATTTAAATATTTCTAGAGCAACAATGACACTATCTGGTGGTGAAGCACAAAGAATTAGACTAGCAAAACAACTAGGATCAAAATTATCTGGAGTGCTTTATGTTTTAGATGAACCATCAATTGGATTACATCAAAAAGATAATGATAAATTAATTACTACTCTAAAAAAACTTCGAGACTTAGGGAACACATTAATTGTTGTTGAACATGATGAAGACACAATGAAAGAATCTGATTGAATTGTTGATATAGGTCCGGGTGCTGGTGAAAGTGGAGGACACGTTGTTGCTGAGGGAACATACAAACAAATTTGCGAAAACCCCCAATCACTTACAGGACAATATTTATCTAAAAAATTAAAAATAGAAATTCCTAAAAAACGTCGTGGTGGTAACGGAAAAACAATCGAATTTATTGGAGCCACAGAAAATAATTTAAAAAATATAAGTGTAACAATCCCACTTGGAAAATTTGTGACAATCACCGGAGTTAGTGGAAGTGGTAAATCAACACTGCTTGAAGAAATAATTTATAAAGGATTAAAAAAAGAAGTTAATGGAGAAATCATTAGAACTGGTAAATACAAAAAAATTATTGGTGGGAATAACATTGATAAAGTAATTTATATTTCACAAGATCCAATTGGTAAAACACCACGTTCTAATCCAGCAACATATACTTCTGTATTTAATGATATTAGAGATCTATTTGCATTAACACCCGAAGCTAAAATAAGGGGATATGCAAAAGGTAGATTTAGTTTTAATGTTCCTGGTGGCCGCTGCGAAAGTTGTCAGGGTGATGGTGTTGTAAAAGTTGATATGCAATTTTTGGGATATGTTGAAGTTATATGTGAAGTTTGTAAAGGTAAAAAATATAATGAAGAAACTTTACAAGTAAAATACAAAGGTAAAAATATTTATGATGTTTTACAAATGAATGTTGATGAAGCGTGTGAATTTTTCAAGAACATTCCAGCCATTCATGATAAATTAAACACAATGTTAGAAGTTGGATTGGGTTATATTAAACTTGGTCAAAATGCTGTAACTTTATCTGGTGGTGAAGCTCAAAGAGTTAAATTATCGACATATCTATTGAAAAAAGCAACAGGGAAAACATTGTTCTTGTTAGATGAACCAACTACTGGTTTACATATTGATGATATTAAAAGATTAATTAAGGTTTTAGATAAATTAGTTAATTTGGGAAATACAGTTTTAACAATTGAGCACAATTTAAATTTTATTAAAATGTCAGATTATATAATTGATTTAGGTCCCGATGGCGGACAAGATGGTGGAGTAGTTGTCACTAAAGGCACTCCAGAACAAGTGGTTGAATCTGGAAAGGGGTACACAGCAAAATACTTAAAGGAGTATTTAAATGATTAG
- a CDS encoding bifunctional folylpolyglutamate synthase/dihydrofolate synthase, with the protein MISVNENIFPKNNLFAKEYNLKKLLIEVKNNSQNNFEVINVVGTNGKGSTSTILADAMQTKYKKVGLFISPAFLNHNERISINGKCISDEELKNTINLNKELIKTYNLTFFEIWTLIAIDYFNKNKIDIAIIEAGIGGLYDSTNVFENQKLVAITSISLDHVNVFGNSIEEIIKQKIGIVKNKNKIFLANSNLKYKDFIKKEFSDEKIIFSEIDDLQENHFQKDNVGLVKAIVKYLNIKYDFKNIKFPLGRYSVLRKKPFFVIDGAHNEEAFKILSSSIKETGTIVLVGLSDAKKVTMAQKYFSNNLYFTNFENFKAADLSKIKDINFVNDWKQFLIKNINQNILVCGSLYFVPQVYEWFNKIKDKI; encoded by the coding sequence ATGATTAGTGTAAATGAAAATATTTTTCCGAAAAATAATTTATTTGCCAAAGAATATAATTTAAAAAAGTTATTAATAGAAGTTAAAAATAATTCTCAAAATAATTTTGAAGTAATAAATGTTGTTGGAACAAATGGAAAAGGTTCAACATCAACAATACTAGCAGATGCAATGCAAACCAAATATAAAAAAGTAGGATTATTTATATCACCTGCATTTTTAAACCATAATGAACGCATTTCAATTAATGGTAAGTGTATTTCTGATGAAGAATTAAAAAATACCATTAACTTAAATAAGGAATTAATAAAAACTTATAATTTAACTTTTTTTGAAATTTGAACACTTATTGCAATTGATTACTTTAATAAAAATAAAATTGATATTGCAATTATAGAAGCCGGAATCGGTGGATTGTATGATAGTACAAACGTTTTTGAAAATCAAAAATTAGTTGCCATAACTTCAATTTCATTAGATCATGTAAATGTTTTTGGTAATTCAATTGAAGAAATAATTAAACAAAAAATTGGCATTGTAAAAAATAAAAATAAAATATTTTTAGCAAATTCAAATTTAAAATATAAAGATTTTATTAAAAAAGAATTTTCTGATGAAAAAATAATTTTTTCAGAAATAGATGATTTACAAGAAAATCATTTTCAAAAAGATAATGTTGGATTAGTTAAAGCGATAGTTAAATACTTAAATATAAAATATGATTTTAAAAATATAAAATTTCCTTTAGGAAGATATAGTGTATTAAGAAAAAAACCATTTTTTGTAATCGATGGTGCTCATAATGAAGAAGCCTTTAAAATTTTAAGTTCATCTATTAAAGAAACAGGAACTATTGTTTTAGTTGGTTTGAGTGATGCCAAAAAAGTAACAATGGCACAAAAATATTTTTCAAATAATTTGTACTTTACAAATTTTGAAAATTTCAAAGCAGCAGACTTAAGTAAAATAAAAGATATTAATTTTGTAAATGATTGGAAACAATTTTTAATAAAAAATATTAATCAAAATATTTTAGTTTGTGGAAGTTTATATTTTGTTCCACAAGTTTATGAATGATTTAATAAAATAAAAGATAAAATATAA
- the hprK gene encoding HPr(Ser) kinase/phosphatase yields the protein MNKLTIKKIVSEFKLDVLYGNEYLDNIVEIYGLNRPGLELAGFTAKGEKIHRLVLLATKEFKYLTTFTNAEKEKKYEDIFKMNLPAIIITNSFEDKTIFEVAKKYKTPILKSNKNSTTLTHDILGYLDDWFAPSIEVHGSLVNIFGTGVMLIGKSGIGKSELVLDLVKYNHLFVADDRVVVFKKMNKLYAKSHPILKNLIEVRGLGIIDVTQTFGHQIILDQTSLDLVIELEKFEQADTFERLGSDIKLTEYLETNIPYIKLPISSGRNVANIIETAVAKLKMSQLENYKPALEILQERIDKNES from the coding sequence ATGAACAAATTAACTATTAAAAAAATTGTATCTGAATTTAAATTAGATGTTTTATATGGAAATGAATATTTAGACAACATTGTTGAAATATATGGTTTGAATAGACCAGGTTTAGAATTGGCTGGATTTACAGCTAAGGGTGAAAAAATTCATAGGTTAGTTTTGCTTGCAACTAAGGAATTTAAATATTTAACAACTTTTACAAATGCGGAAAAAGAAAAAAAATATGAAGATATTTTTAAAATGAACTTACCAGCAATTATTATTACTAATAGTTTTGAAGACAAAACAATTTTTGAAGTTGCTAAAAAATACAAAACCCCAATTTTAAAATCTAATAAAAATTCAACAACATTAACTCATGATATCTTAGGATATTTAGATGACTGATTTGCACCATCTATTGAAGTTCATGGGTCACTTGTGAATATTTTTGGAACAGGTGTTATGTTAATTGGTAAATCTGGTATTGGTAAATCAGAATTAGTTTTAGATCTTGTAAAATATAACCACTTATTTGTCGCTGATGACAGAGTTGTAGTTTTTAAAAAAATGAACAAATTATATGCTAAGTCACATCCAATTTTAAAAAATTTAATTGAAGTTCGTGGTTTAGGAATAATAGATGTTACACAAACTTTTGGTCATCAAATTATACTTGACCAGACTTCGCTTGACCTTGTTATTGAATTAGAAAAATTTGAACAAGCTGATACTTTTGAAAGATTAGGATCAGATATTAAATTAACAGAATATTTAGAAACAAATATTCCATATATTAAATTACCAATATCTTCTGGTAGAAATGTTGCTAATATAATTGAAACTGCAGTTGCAAAATTAAAAATGTCACAATTAGAAAACTATAAACCAGCATTGGAAATATTACAAGAAAGAATTGATAAAAATGAATCTTAA
- a CDS encoding prolipoprotein diacylglyceryl transferase, protein MPNKIIDKDFSDDLSFMYGILIATGACVAILVSVIRLRRKNIPVLDIINVIYISVPIAFFGASLIGKLDTGKQDSWHIWEYFYFWDPGMSIFGGMICGFGSAFIFLQKKGRVNKISVLVYADCILPNVLLAQSIGRWGNLFNHEILGKSTNIENWKWLPKFIWSRFFYISNPATGKRYDVVEYRVPLCLVESILTLTLFFIIIFIVPLLFNLISSKPWNVDKKAFPIKKYAIKKEELKFVQTQLAIDEIKYNGKVYYSRKNAWRKAYYWYEPNAIEVSDAQKEYDKIKNVLASKGKSKWKSIWMSNSKKMYNLNNTGNYTIMHCGVQGSLYFIGYVLIRIILDFSERSEYEMTIRNIPGNALFLVVMLILSISFLVIVQFIAPYKWREAEWLYEKSY, encoded by the coding sequence ATGCCTAATAAAATAATTGATAAAGATTTTTCAGATGATTTATCTTTTATGTATGGAATATTAATAGCAACAGGAGCATGTGTTGCTATTTTGGTATCAGTCATAAGGTTACGTCGTAAAAATATTCCAGTCTTAGACATAATTAATGTAATCTATATTTCGGTACCAATCGCTTTTTTTGGTGCATCTTTAATTGGCAAATTAGATACAGGAAAACAAGATAGTTGACACATATGAGAATATTTTTATTTTTGAGATCCGGGTATGAGCATTTTTGGGGGAATGATATGCGGTTTTGGAAGTGCATTTATTTTCTTGCAAAAAAAAGGGAGGGTAAATAAAATATCAGTTTTAGTTTATGCTGATTGTATTCTCCCTAATGTTTTATTAGCACAATCTATAGGAAGATGGGGGAACTTGTTTAATCATGAAATTTTAGGTAAATCAACCAATATTGAGAATTGAAAGTGGTTGCCAAAATTTATTTGATCACGTTTTTTTTACATTTCTAATCCAGCCACAGGGAAAAGATATGATGTTGTCGAGTATAGAGTGCCACTTTGTCTTGTTGAATCAATTTTAACTTTAACTTTATTTTTTATAATTATTTTTATAGTGCCACTTTTATTTAATTTAATTAGTTCAAAACCATGAAATGTTGATAAAAAAGCTTTTCCAATTAAAAAATATGCAATTAAAAAAGAAGAATTAAAATTTGTTCAAACGCAATTGGCTATTGATGAAATTAAATATAATGGAAAAGTTTATTATTCAAGAAAAAACGCTTGAAGAAAAGCATATTATTGATATGAACCAAATGCTATCGAAGTTAGCGATGCTCAAAAAGAATATGACAAAATAAAAAATGTTTTAGCTTCAAAAGGAAAATCAAAATGAAAATCTATTTGAATGAGTAATTCAAAAAAAATGTATAATCTAAATAATACTGGAAATTACACAATTATGCATTGTGGAGTTCAAGGCTCATTATATTTCATCGGTTATGTTTTAATTAGAATTATTTTAGATTTTTCAGAAAGATCAGAATATGAAATGACTATAAGAAACATACCAGGTAATGCCTTATTTTTAGTTGTTATGTTAATTCTCTCTATTTCATTTTTAGTTATAGTTCAATTTATTGCACCATATAAATGAAGAGAAGCAGAATGGTTATATGAAAAATCTTATTAA
- the trxB gene encoding thioredoxin-disulfide reductase has product MNTNYDVVIVGAGPAGLSAAIYTARADKKVLVIEKEAPGGKIIKTYKVENYPGFENIDGVELATKLFNHATNFGAQFEYSSIKNYIKNDDGFLVTLTNEKSFQTKAIILATGTKENKLCIPGEDEFYGKGVSYCAICDGAFYKNKEIAVVGGGRSAFEESDYLTNFASKVYLIHRSEKFRVNDDVFNRIQKNKKIELILNTVVTQINGKDKVESLILKNDKGKETILKVSAIFPFIGQKPVTEFITEPKFLNDKKNIITNEKMHTKISGIFSAGDVRDTPFRQIVTAASDGAIAAQEAIKYLDRLGK; this is encoded by the coding sequence ATGAATACAAATTATGATGTTGTCATTGTTGGGGCTGGTCCTGCTGGATTAAGTGCGGCGATTTATACTGCAAGAGCTGATAAAAAGGTTTTGGTTATTGAAAAAGAAGCACCTGGAGGTAAAATAATTAAGACTTATAAAGTCGAAAATTATCCTGGTTTTGAAAATATAGATGGAGTTGAATTGGCAACTAAACTTTTTAATCATGCTACTAATTTTGGTGCACAATTTGAATATTCAAGTATTAAAAATTATATTAAAAATGACGATGGATTTTTAGTTACTTTAACTAACGAAAAAAGTTTTCAAACTAAAGCAATTATTTTAGCAACTGGTACTAAAGAAAATAAATTATGCATTCCGGGCGAAGATGAATTTTATGGTAAAGGTGTTTCATATTGTGCAATTTGTGATGGAGCATTCTATAAAAATAAAGAAATTGCTGTTGTCGGTGGTGGGAGATCCGCATTTGAGGAATCAGACTATTTAACAAATTTTGCAAGCAAAGTTTATCTAATTCACAGAAGTGAAAAATTTAGAGTTAATGATGACGTTTTTAATAGAATTCAAAAAAATAAAAAAATTGAATTAATTTTAAATACTGTTGTCACACAAATAAATGGAAAAGATAAAGTAGAAAGTTTAATTTTAAAAAATGATAAGGGAAAAGAAACAATATTAAAAGTTTCAGCAATTTTTCCTTTTATTGGTCAAAAACCTGTTACCGAATTTATTACTGAACCTAAATTTTTAAATGATAAAAAAAATATAATTACAAATGAAAAAATGCACACTAAAATTTCTGGAATATTTTCTGCAGGAGATGTTAGGGATACACCATTTAGACAAATAGTTACCGCAGCATCTGATGGAGCTATTGCGGCCCAAGAGGCAATTAAATATTTAGATAGGTTAGGTAAATAA
- a CDS encoding prolipoprotein diacylglyceryl transferase: MLSSYNVNWPDWDSNYGRMGYWTIKENYGPFHMYATIITIGFILAILLSCYQAKLRKTEVMQLLLAATPIIPLSLMGASFVGKVNTDPDASFFSLFKFWEGGMAIHGGVITATIFAIPALIYFSKKFDISVWEYLDCFVPNIMLAQAIGRWGNFFNHELVGPCAGIVDENNTPLSWLPKFIRVNTQYTFNGAVYQFHPIFFYESIGLFLGWIFIMVIPFIVKATGKKPWKLKSDKYKFSWKQTLIAPLDLNKEYKNSYMYIWDKEYHFKSNKENRENFLQELKNIESSNKSNFKKHLEKGILLNKCNNPEGYHTLKSGVKAGFYWAIWNLVRGILETMKTDNILFIKYHKELSVSLIFTMMVIGIIIVLLCQFVFPYVFRKPGMRYEKQYFYTKDVLEKKYK; the protein is encoded by the coding sequence ATGTTAAGTTCATATAATGTTAATTGACCCGATTGGGATTCAAATTATGGAAGAATGGGTTATTGAACCATTAAGGAAAATTACGGTCCATTTCACATGTATGCAACAATTATTACTATTGGTTTTATTCTTGCAATACTTTTGTCATGTTATCAAGCAAAACTACGAAAAACAGAAGTAATGCAACTATTATTAGCAGCAACTCCTATAATTCCTTTATCGCTTATGGGTGCTAGTTTTGTAGGGAAAGTTAATACTGATCCAGACGCAAGTTTTTTTAGTTTATTTAAATTTTGAGAAGGTGGTATGGCAATTCATGGTGGTGTAATAACTGCAACAATATTTGCAATTCCAGCCCTTATTTATTTTAGTAAAAAATTTGATATTTCTGTTTGAGAGTATTTAGATTGTTTTGTTCCAAATATAATGTTGGCACAAGCAATTGGAAGATGAGGAAACTTTTTTAATCACGAATTAGTTGGACCGTGTGCAGGAATAGTTGATGAAAATAACACACCATTATCTTGACTACCTAAATTTATTCGTGTAAATACTCAATATACATTTAATGGAGCAGTTTATCAATTCCACCCAATATTCTTCTATGAATCAATTGGATTGTTTTTAGGTTGAATTTTTATTATGGTTATTCCTTTTATTGTTAAAGCAACTGGGAAAAAACCTTGAAAATTAAAATCGGATAAATATAAATTTTCATGAAAACAAACACTAATAGCACCACTTGATCTTAATAAAGAATATAAAAATTCATATATGTATATTTGGGATAAAGAATATCATTTCAAATCTAACAAAGAAAATAGAGAAAACTTTTTACAAGAATTAAAAAATATTGAAAGTTCTAATAAATCAAATTTTAAAAAACATCTTGAAAAAGGAATTTTATTAAATAAATGCAATAATCCCGAGGGTTATCATACGCTTAAATCTGGTGTAAAAGCAGGATTTTATTGAGCAATTTGAAATCTTGTAAGAGGGATACTTGAAACAATGAAAACCGATAATATTTTGTTTATTAAATACCACAAAGAATTATCAGTAAGTTTAATATTTACAATGATGGTTATAGGAATTATAATTGTATTATTATGTCAATTTGTATTCCCGTACGTTTTTAGAAAACCGGGAATGCGCTATGAAAAACAATATTTTTATACAAAGGATGTATTAGAAAAAAAATATAAATAA
- the whiA gene encoding DNA-binding protein WhiA — MSFSIEVKEEIVLHTFNEDQTTAFLSGFIKHNGEILFTSDGLELKISSSSNQTIREFYKKIKNVFDGKINIRIVQYQKLKKNKVYELILSNNVKSFLEKYEVLEPDTLQKKITLKKEWVQTEEILRAYIAGTFIATGSVNSPKTSNYHLEIQLDNKKEAIYLSKILKNFNFKIIQRKNKWVMYIKKSLLISDFLKFIDVPKSVIYFENTRIKRDYSNNINRMINIDIYNQQKSIQVSEKQTELIKNISEKKYKNLSYKAKKLCELRIENPDSSFAELEVLMNEAGIKITKSGISNLFKIIAKASREE, encoded by the coding sequence ATGTCGTTTTCAATAGAAGTAAAAGAAGAAATTGTTTTACATACTTTTAATGAAGATCAAACCACAGCTTTTTTATCAGGTTTTATAAAGCATAATGGAGAAATTTTATTTACAAGTGATGGCCTTGAATTAAAAATAAGTTCTTCAAGTAATCAAACAATAAGAGAATTTTATAAGAAAATTAAAAATGTTTTTGATGGTAAAATTAATATTCGTATTGTTCAATATCAAAAACTTAAAAAAAACAAAGTATATGAACTAATATTGTCAAACAATGTTAAAAGCTTTTTAGAAAAATATGAAGTCTTAGAGCCAGACACGTTGCAAAAAAAAATTACTCTTAAAAAAGAATGGGTTCAAACAGAAGAAATTTTAAGAGCATATATAGCCGGAACATTCATTGCAACAGGAAGTGTTAATTCTCCCAAAACTTCTAATTATCATTTAGAGATACAATTAGATAACAAAAAGGAAGCAATTTATTTAAGTAAAATTTTAAAAAACTTTAATTTTAAAATTATTCAGCGAAAAAATAAATGAGTAATGTATATTAAAAAATCACTTTTAATTTCTGATTTTTTAAAGTTTATTGATGTTCCTAAATCAGTTATTTATTTTGAAAATACCAGAATTAAAAGAGATTATTCAAACAATATAAATAGAATGATCAATATTGATATTTATAATCAGCAAAAATCAATTCAAGTAAGTGAAAAACAAACTGAATTAATTAAAAATATTTCAGAAAAAAAATACAAAAATTTATCTTATAAAGCAAAAAAACTTTGTGAGTTGCGAATAGAAAATCCCGATTCATCATTTGCGGAGTTAGAAGTTTTAATGAATGAAGCAGGAATTAAAATAACTAAATCTGGAATTAGCAATTTATTTAAAATAATAGCTAAAGCTTCAAGAGAGGAATAA